The window CGACTGCTTCGACCGTCTCGCGGCAGGGGATCGAGGAGCGCATGTCGTCCTACTTCACCGAACTGGCCCAGCAGTACATCGACGGCGAGTGGCGCCCGGGGACCGGCTCCTGGGACATCATCGACTTCAATCCCTACGACGGGGAGAAGCTGGCCTCGATCACCATAGCCACGGTCGACGAGGTGGACCAGGCCTACCGCGCGGCCGCCCGCGCCCAGAAGGAATGGGCCGCGACCAACGCCTACGCCCGCAGGACCGTCTTCGAGAGGGCGCTGCGACTGGTCGAGGAGCGGGAGCCGGAGATCACCGACGTGATCATCGCCGAGCTCGGCGGCACCCGTCTGAAGGCAGCTTTCGAACTACACCTCGCCAAGGAGTTCCTGCGCGAGTCGATCCACCTGGCGCTGCGCCCCGAGGGGAAGATCCTGCCCTCCCCGGTCGACGGCAAGGAGAACCGCCTCTACCGGGTGCCGGTCGGTGTCGTGGGCGTCATCAGCCCCTTCAACTTCCCCTTCCTGCTGTCCCTGAAGTCGGTCGCCCCGGCGCTCGCCCTCGGCAACGGCGTGGTGCTCAAGCCGCACCAGGACACCCCGGTCACCGGCGGCTCCCTGATCGCGAAGATCTTCGAGGACGCGGGTCTGCCGGCCGGTCTGCTCAACGTCGTCATCACGGACATAGCCGAGATCGGCGACGCCTTCATCGAGCACCCCGTCCCCGAGGTCATCTCCTTCACCGGCTCCGACCAGGTCGGCCGGCACGTCGCCACCGTCTGCGCCTCCCACTTCAAGCGCTCGGTCCTGGAACTCGGCGGCAACAGCGCGGTCGTGGTCCTGGACGACGCCGACCTCGACTACGCGGTCGACGCGGCCGTCTTCAGCCGGTACGTCCACCAGGGCCAGGTCTGCATGGCCGCGAACCGGATCCTGGTGGACCGCTCGGTCGCCGAGGAGTTCACCGCGAAGTTCGTCGTCAAGGTCGGTTCGCTGAAGGTCGGCGACCCGCGCGACCCGGAGACCGTCATCGGCCCGGTGATCAACTCCACGCAGGCGTACGCGCTGTCGGGCGTCGTCCAGCAGGCGATCGCCGAGGGGGCCACCGCCCTGCTGCGCGGCGCCACCACCGACAACCTCGTCGAGCCGTCGGTCCTGACGGACCTGCCCGCCGACTCCGCCCTGCTCCGCCAGGAGGTCTTCGGACCGGTCGCCTTCGTCGTCCCGTTCGACGGCGAGGAGGAGGCGGTCCGGATCGTCAACGACACGCCGTACGGCCTCAGCGGCGCCGTCCACACGGCGGATGTCGAACGGGGCGTCGCCTTCGCCCGGCGGATCGACACAGGCATGTTCCACGTGAACGACGGCACCGTCCACGACGAGCCGCTCGTCCCCTTCGGCGGCGAGAAGCACTCCGGCATCGGCCGTCTGAACGGCGAGACGACCCTGGACGCCTT of the Streptomyces sp. NBC_01788 genome contains:
- a CDS encoding aldehyde dehydrogenase family protein, with protein sequence MSSYFTELAQQYIDGEWRPGTGSWDIIDFNPYDGEKLASITIATVDEVDQAYRAAARAQKEWAATNAYARRTVFERALRLVEEREPEITDVIIAELGGTRLKAAFELHLAKEFLRESIHLALRPEGKILPSPVDGKENRLYRVPVGVVGVISPFNFPFLLSLKSVAPALALGNGVVLKPHQDTPVTGGSLIAKIFEDAGLPAGLLNVVITDIAEIGDAFIEHPVPEVISFTGSDQVGRHVATVCASHFKRSVLELGGNSAVVVLDDADLDYAVDAAVFSRYVHQGQVCMAANRILVDRSVAEEFTAKFVVKVGSLKVGDPRDPETVIGPVINSTQAYALSGVVQQAIAEGATALLRGATTDNLVEPSVLTDLPADSALLRQEVFGPVAFVVPFDGEEEAVRIVNDTPYGLSGAVHTADVERGVAFARRIDTGMFHVNDGTVHDEPLVPFGGEKHSGIGRLNGETTLDAFTTLKWISVQHGRSGFPF